The Armatimonadota bacterium DNA segment TGCCCTCTTCACTGAGCGCCAGACACTTCGTGATCGCCGACGTCAGCGTGGTCTTCCCGTGGTCGACGTGACCGATGGTCCCCACGTTCACATGCGGCTTTGTTCGCTCGAACTTCTCCCTGGCCATTTCCTGGTTTACCTCCCGGTTCCGCAGATCGTTTTCGGGCGGAACCTGAGCTTTCGTCTTTCTTCTGTCTTCTGCGGCCCTGACGTGCTTACGCCCTTGCGCTAGAC contains these protein-coding regions:
- the tuf gene encoding elongation factor Tu (EF-Tu; promotes GTP-dependent binding of aminoacyl-tRNA to the A-site of ribosomes during protein biosynthesis; when the tRNA anticodon matches the mRNA codon, GTP hydrolysis results; the inactive EF-Tu-GDP leaves the ribosome and release of GDP is promoted by elongation factor Ts; many prokaryotes have two copies of the gene encoding EF-Tu); the encoded protein is MAREKFERTKPHVNVGTIGHVDHGKTTLTSAITKCLALSEEG